In the Helianthus annuus cultivar XRQ/B chromosome 11, HanXRQr2.0-SUNRISE, whole genome shotgun sequence genome, one interval contains:
- the LOC110881464 gene encoding uncharacterized protein LOC110881464 — protein sequence MFAYGVWATQQEMVARFADALPPKWSSLIELLKHTGTLDTVNIYEFIQKLEHKNDEEIRKAKRVPAPQNTEMYLPGFDSLARSSAAQQPKFQTAFVSNTSSFPFPQSAPTPAFDPRAYIPTPQPPPPVNTTQPQFDPRAYIPVPSQPQVQPQ from the coding sequence atgtttgcttatggGGTTTGGGCAACTCAACAGGAAATGGTTGCTAGATTTGCAGATGctttacctccaaagtggagttcgctcattgagttgttgaagcatacgGGTACTCTAGATACGGTCAACATCTATGAATttattcagaagctggaacacaagaatgatgaagaaattcGGAAAGCTAAACGAGTTCCTGctcctcaaaatacagaaatgtaccttccaggaTTCGACTCTTTGGCCAGATCCAGTGCAGCTCAGCAACCAAAATTTCAAACGgcatttgtgtccaacacaagttcctttccgtttcctcagtcagCTCCTACTCCGGCTTTTGATCCAAGGGCTTATATTCCAACACCTCAACCTCCACCTCCAGTTAATACTACTCAACCACAGTTCGATCCGAGggcttacattcctgttccatcACAACCACAAGTCCAACCACAATAG